One window of Streptococcus troglodytae genomic DNA carries:
- a CDS encoding TetR/AcrR family transcriptional regulator, with protein sequence MDKKQALKTAAYDIFSKKGYKATGISEIAKQAGVAVGSFYNYYDSKEAIFLDVYVDENNHVRQSMMDEIDWEGDAVELIGQIFERSRSLVSSNKILTEWYNPAISEMLHSYYSSEKGKVANPFHQFLVETFTNRMLAEGYSQGKIQEVLQVYQLFYYMDTHITETDLPNVSQTIETLATYFVKGLFK encoded by the coding sequence TTGGATAAAAAGCAGGCATTAAAGACAGCTGCCTATGATATCTTCTCTAAAAAAGGTTATAAGGCGACAGGAATTTCAGAAATTGCGAAGCAGGCTGGTGTGGCGGTTGGTTCTTTTTATAACTATTATGACAGTAAAGAAGCGATTTTTCTGGATGTTTATGTCGATGAAAATAACCATGTGCGTCAGTCTATGATGGATGAAATTGATTGGGAAGGAGACGCAGTTGAACTCATCGGGCAAATTTTTGAACGGTCACGTAGTCTCGTTTCGTCCAATAAAATTCTGACAGAATGGTATAACCCAGCCATTTCTGAGATGTTGCACAGCTATTATTCCTCGGAAAAAGGCAAAGTTGCCAATCCCTTTCATCAGTTTTTAGTGGAGACCTTTACCAATCGTATGCTGGCAGAAGGCTATTCTCAAGGAAAAATCCAAGAAGTGCTGCAGGTTTATCAGCTATTCTACTATATGGATACGCATATTACTGAAACGGATCTCCCTAATGTCAGTCAAACAATCGAAACCTTGGCAACTTATTTTGTCAAAGGACTTTTCAAATAA
- a CDS encoding DNA-3-methyladenine glycosylase, with protein MLSKEFKQVMETDTIATAKALLGMQLCLDGKPLGRIVETEAYLGSKDSACHSANDRRTPKNEAMYLAAGHWYVYQIYGHQMLNLVTKPQNVAEAVLIRALETTDGHLLANGPGKLTKFAGIDKSFNGDSLQDSRLTLQEDLSPQRIEKRSRIGVTCTDEWKDAMLCFYVTGNQHVSKIAKKSLLTDKETWKF; from the coding sequence ATGCTATCAAAAGAATTTAAACAAGTTATGGAAACAGATACCATTGCAACAGCCAAGGCTTTATTAGGAATGCAATTGTGCTTGGATGGTAAGCCTTTAGGGAGAATTGTTGAAACAGAAGCCTATTTAGGGAGCAAAGACAGTGCTTGTCATAGCGCAAATGATCGCAGAACTCCTAAAAATGAAGCCATGTATTTAGCGGCAGGGCACTGGTATGTTTACCAAATTTATGGGCATCAGATGCTGAATTTAGTGACTAAGCCTCAAAATGTAGCAGAAGCCGTTTTGATTCGAGCCCTTGAAACAACTGACGGTCATTTACTGGCCAATGGACCTGGTAAATTGACTAAATTTGCGGGCATTGATAAAAGCTTTAATGGTGATTCTTTACAAGACTCTAGACTGACTTTACAAGAGGATTTATCACCACAGCGTATTGAAAAACGTTCTCGCATTGGTGTGACTTGTACTGATGAGTGGAAAGATGCGATGCTTTGTTTTTATGTTACAGGAAATCAACATGTTTCAAAGATAGCTAAAAAAAGCCTCTTAACGGATAAAGAGACTTGGAAATTTTAA
- a CDS encoding glycosyltransferase family 2 protein, translating to MKINPILKKEWLVENQKYIQQSKADFKLILKLIELISSNDWEMFYPESSNLLHCKQTIECINKVNFNNQSTVSAVYIVKNERDTLLKSLESLNGLADEIIIVDTGSTDGTLEMLATLSKNDDSISLYSFEWCDDFSKARNFANSKANGDWIISFDADEKITDFESLKLLLTYLKIFDDYPKTVFNLNIVRDEITYKTGKIIQNLPCFSYKGRVHETYFSVVGDIHYANINIDIISQNRTTSEKVEYYNRLLLLTIKDEPLNLRWLYLYLRDNFDSIKYTQMKELSHNYFFSNSSNRNKENFKENYYNVRVILLHMYKALQNGEISDFEKYQQMISDVAYNQTDYIFLKFTLKLLRIQERISNDLEEMLIDCCEIETDDSIFSVSYLNSVLATYLLLDGNPQKSKEMFRKLFGDNSDFPCFLTSSMKEFLLGNK from the coding sequence ATGAAAATTAATCCGATATTAAAAAAAGAATGGCTTGTAGAAAATCAAAAATACATCCAACAATCAAAAGCAGATTTTAAACTAATCTTAAAGCTTATAGAACTTATTAGCTCAAACGACTGGGAAATGTTTTATCCTGAAAGTTCTAATTTGTTGCATTGTAAACAAACGATAGAGTGTATCAATAAAGTTAACTTCAATAATCAGTCTACTGTCTCAGCGGTTTATATCGTTAAAAATGAAAGAGATACGCTTTTAAAAAGTTTAGAGAGTTTAAATGGTTTAGCTGATGAAATTATTATTGTTGATACGGGATCAACTGACGGAACACTTGAAATGTTAGCTACTCTTTCAAAGAATGATGATTCAATTAGTTTATACTCTTTTGAGTGGTGTGATGATTTTTCAAAAGCTAGAAATTTCGCAAATAGTAAAGCTAATGGTGATTGGATTATTTCTTTCGATGCTGATGAGAAAATTACTGATTTTGAATCTTTAAAGTTATTGCTAACCTATTTGAAAATTTTTGATGATTATCCTAAAACTGTATTTAATTTAAATATAGTTCGAGATGAAATTACTTATAAGACTGGAAAAATTATTCAAAATTTACCTTGTTTTTCATATAAAGGTAGAGTCCATGAAACATATTTTTCAGTTGTAGGTGATATTCATTATGCTAATATCAATATAGATATTATTAGTCAGAATAGGACGACTTCAGAGAAAGTTGAATATTATAATAGATTGCTTTTGTTGACTATTAAAGATGAGCCTTTGAATTTGAGGTGGCTCTATCTCTATTTGAGAGATAATTTTGACAGTATAAAGTATACACAAATGAAAGAATTAAGTCACAATTATTTTTTTAGTAACTCTTCAAATAGAAATAAAGAAAACTTTAAAGAGAATTATTATAATGTAAGAGTTATTCTTTTGCATATGTATAAGGCGCTTCAAAATGGAGAAATATCTGATTTTGAAAAATATCAACAAATGATAAGTGATGTTGCTTATAATCAAACTGATTATATTTTTTTGAAATTTACTCTCAAGCTATTAAGAATTCAAGAAAGAATAAGTAATGATTTAGAGGAAATGCTAATTGATTGTTGTGAAATTGAAACTGATGATAGCATTTTCTCTGTTAGTTACTTGAATTCTGTTTTGGCAACTTATTTATTACTAGATGGAAATCCTCAAAAGAGTAAAGAAATGTTTAGAAAATTATTTGGTGACAATAGCGATTTTCCTTGTTTTTTGACAAGTTCTATGAAAGAATTTTTACTTGGGAATAAGTAA
- a CDS encoding YciI family protein: protein MFVINLTYQKNLSEVEKHLEAHIQFLDKYYASGHFIASGRKNPRTGGIILAKAADLAEIERIISEDPFKINEIASYDIIEFYPTKLSKAFEKVLK from the coding sequence ATGTTTGTCATCAATCTTACCTATCAAAAGAATTTATCAGAAGTTGAAAAACACCTTGAAGCTCATATTCAATTTTTGGATAAATATTATGCTTCTGGTCATTTCATCGCTTCGGGAAGAAAAAATCCTCGAACAGGCGGTATCATCTTAGCAAAAGCTGCTGATTTGGCAGAAATTGAGAGAATTATTAGTGAAGATCCTTTTAAGATCAATGAGATTGCAAGCTATGATATCATAGAATTTTATCCGACGAAATTGTCAAAAGCTTTTGAAAAAGTCTTAAAGTAA
- a CDS encoding DUF3884 family protein, which produces MSIFGAKNFVKKIIFPENTHEQVYVVNLDNLSKELSFVKGLKPLGKWYITNGKHWICHSELSFEDFQGNFLNILGFSKEDAQSIEFTIDYLPFCEILGL; this is translated from the coding sequence ATGTCTATATTTGGAGCTAAAAATTTTGTCAAAAAAATTATTTTTCCAGAAAACACTCATGAACAGGTCTATGTCGTTAATTTGGATAATCTTTCAAAAGAATTATCCTTTGTTAAGGGTTTGAAGCCATTAGGGAAATGGTATATTACAAATGGTAAACATTGGATTTGCCATTCAGAATTATCTTTTGAGGATTTTCAAGGAAATTTTTTAAACATATTAGGATTCAGTAAAGAAGATGCACAATCTATTGAATTCACTATTGATTATTTACCATTTTGTGAAATATTGGGATTATAG
- a CDS encoding ABC transporter permease: MSEFLAQYGGELLIKTWEQIYISAIALCLGIIVAVPIGVALTRFPKLAKIFIGIASILQTIPSLALLAIMIPFFGIGRTPAIIALFVYSLLPIMRNTYIGMNNVDPILKDSAKGMGMKPIQSIFQVELPLAVPVIMTGIRLSAIYVIAWATLASYIGAGGLGDLIFSGLSLFQPSLIIGGTIPVILLSLIVDYFLGRLENYLTPRQKRSL, from the coding sequence ATGAGCGAATTTCTAGCACAATATGGTGGTGAGCTGCTCATAAAAACATGGGAGCAAATTTATATCTCCGCCATTGCACTTTGTCTGGGAATCATTGTTGCTGTTCCAATAGGAGTGGCTTTGACAAGATTCCCTAAATTAGCAAAAATTTTCATTGGTATCGCCAGTATCTTGCAGACAATTCCTAGTTTGGCTCTGTTAGCTATCATGATTCCTTTTTTTGGCATCGGAAGAACCCCAGCCATTATTGCTTTGTTTGTTTATTCTTTATTGCCAATCATGAGAAATACCTATATCGGAATGAACAATGTGGATCCTATCTTAAAAGACAGTGCCAAGGGAATGGGAATGAAACCAATCCAATCTATTTTTCAAGTTGAGCTTCCCTTAGCAGTACCTGTTATTATGACAGGGATTAGATTATCAGCTATCTATGTCATTGCTTGGGCAACTTTGGCTTCTTATATTGGAGCAGGTGGGCTTGGAGACTTGATTTTTAGCGGCTTAAGCTTGTTCCAACCGTCTCTTATTATCGGTGGAACAATTCCAGTTATCCTCCTTTCTCTCATCGTTGATTATTTTCTAGGACGCCTTGAAAATTATTTAACACCACGACAAAAGAGGAGTTTATAA
- a CDS encoding betaine/proline/choline family ABC transporter ATP-binding protein (Members of the family are the ATP-binding subunit of ABC transporters for substrates such as betaine, L-proline or other amino acids, choline, carnitine, etc. The substrate specificity is best determined from the substrate-binding subunit, rather than this subunit, as it interacts with the permease subunit and not with substrate directly.), with the protein MDKDPVIEFKEVNKIYGDDVAVKHINLKITAGEFVCLIGTSGSGKTTILRMINRMLRPSNGQIFIKGEEISDLNPVQLRRKIGYVIQNIGLMPHMTIYENITLVPRLLKWSEDKKKAKAKELIKLVELPEDFLDRYPYELSGGQQQRIGVVRALAADQDIILMDEPFGALDPITREGLQDLVKSLQEKTGKTIVLVTHDMDEALKLATKIVVMDKGRMVQQASPTELLRHPATAFVKKMIGEDRLIQARADVTPVKTIMLKDPVSIAPDKSLNEAISLMRQKRVDSLLVTDKDNKLLGMIDVESLNNNYKQNLVVADILNKVSFYLEEDQLLRDTAHRILKRGLKYVPVIDEEWHLKGIVTRSSLVDMLYDIIWGNQDTEETL; encoded by the coding sequence ATGGATAAAGATCCAGTTATCGAATTTAAAGAGGTTAACAAAATTTATGGGGATGATGTTGCTGTTAAGCATATTAATTTAAAAATTACGGCAGGTGAATTTGTCTGTTTGATTGGTACCAGCGGGTCCGGTAAAACAACAATTCTACGCATGATCAACCGTATGTTAAGACCAAGCAATGGGCAAATTTTTATCAAAGGAGAAGAAATTTCTGATCTCAACCCCGTTCAGCTCAGACGTAAGATCGGTTATGTTATTCAAAATATTGGTCTTATGCCACATATGACAATTTATGAGAATATTACTCTGGTTCCAAGGTTATTAAAATGGTCAGAAGATAAGAAAAAAGCGAAAGCCAAGGAGCTTATAAAGCTTGTTGAATTGCCTGAAGATTTCTTGGATCGCTACCCTTACGAATTGTCAGGTGGCCAACAACAGCGTATTGGTGTTGTCAGAGCTCTAGCTGCTGATCAAGACATTATTTTGATGGATGAACCTTTTGGTGCTTTAGATCCTATCACCCGCGAGGGGCTTCAAGATTTAGTGAAATCTTTACAAGAAAAGACAGGAAAAACTATTGTTCTGGTCACTCATGATATGGACGAGGCTCTAAAGTTAGCAACTAAGATTGTCGTTATGGATAAAGGCCGTATGGTTCAACAGGCCAGTCCTACCGAATTGTTACGTCACCCCGCAACCGCATTTGTTAAAAAGATGATTGGTGAAGACCGACTCATTCAAGCACGCGCTGATGTAACACCGGTTAAAACTATTATGCTAAAAGATCCCGTTTCCATTGCACCTGATAAATCACTCAATGAGGCTATCTCACTCATGCGTCAAAAACGTGTTGACTCTCTTTTAGTTACAGATAAGGACAATAAACTACTCGGCATGATTGATGTTGAATCCTTAAATAATAACTACAAACAAAATCTTGTCGTTGCCGATATCTTAAATAAAGTCAGTTTCTACTTGGAAGAAGATCAACTGCTGCGCGATACAGCCCATCGTATCTTAAAACGCGGACTTAAATATGTACCGGTTATTGATGAAGAATGGCATTTAAAGGGAATCGTGACGCGATCATCTCTGGTAGATATGCTCTATGATATTATCTGGGGCAACCAAGATACGGAGGAAACATTATGA
- a CDS encoding MerR family transcriptional regulator: MHYSIGKFSKLTRLSVHTLRYYENEGLLRPQRDGSNRRYYNENDYQWLLFILRLKAVGMPIKEIKHYSDLREKGESTYLERLILLEHHLQVLDNNIADLLDNREKLIEKIHFYQEKLSLKKDLN; encoded by the coding sequence ATGCATTATTCCATTGGAAAATTTTCAAAATTAACGCGTCTTAGCGTTCATACCTTGAGGTACTATGAAAATGAAGGCTTATTGAGACCTCAAAGAGATGGCAGCAATAGGAGATATTACAATGAAAATGATTATCAATGGCTGCTCTTCATCTTACGTTTGAAAGCTGTTGGTATGCCCATAAAAGAAATAAAACATTATTCAGATCTTCGAGAAAAAGGGGAAAGTACTTATTTGGAGAGACTAATCCTTTTAGAGCATCATTTGCAGGTTTTAGATAATAATATTGCTGATTTATTGGACAACAGAGAAAAATTAATTGAAAAGATACATTTTTACCAAGAGAAGTTATCTTTGAAAAAAGACTTAAATTGA
- a CDS encoding ABC transporter permease has translation MSHMSMTQQLIYYFNHNSTYVLAQFLRHFLISIYGVLLAALIGIPMGILIAKRGKLKGAVMGAANVIQTIPSLAMISIIMLGLGLGTKTVIATVFLYSLLPIIGNTYTGIKSVDGDLVDAAKGMGMTNRQQLLMVELPLSLSVIMAGIRNALVVAVGITAIGAFVGGGGLGDIIIRGTNATNGGAIILAGSIPTAFMAVVSDLILGVIQRYLEPKGISTNQ, from the coding sequence ATGAGTCATATGAGTATGACACAGCAATTAATTTATTATTTCAACCATAACAGTACCTATGTCTTGGCACAATTTTTACGGCATTTCTTAATATCCATTTATGGTGTCCTCCTTGCTGCTCTTATTGGTATTCCAATGGGCATACTAATCGCTAAAAGGGGAAAACTCAAAGGGGCTGTCATGGGAGCCGCTAATGTCATTCAAACGATTCCTTCTCTGGCCATGATTTCTATTATCATGCTTGGTCTCGGTTTAGGAACTAAGACAGTGATTGCGACGGTCTTTTTGTATTCTCTACTTCCTATTATCGGTAATACCTATACTGGTATTAAAAGTGTTGATGGTGATCTCGTTGATGCTGCTAAAGGAATGGGAATGACTAATAGACAGCAATTACTGATGGTTGAGCTGCCTTTATCCTTGTCAGTTATTATGGCCGGCATTCGCAATGCTCTGGTCGTTGCTGTAGGAATAACAGCCATTGGCGCCTTTGTTGGTGGTGGTGGTCTTGGAGATATCATTATCCGTGGTACCAATGCCACTAACGGTGGTGCTATTATTTTGGCTGGTTCTATACCAACTGCTTTTATGGCTGTTGTCTCTGATTTGATTCTTGGTGTTATCCAACGCTATTTAGAACCCAAAGGCATATCAACTAACCAATAA
- a CDS encoding SDR family NAD(P)-dependent oxidoreductase, translating to MMHYKNYVCITGASSGIGLETAKAFASLGSNLILIARRQERLEKLKEELLTSFPKLDIVVKSVDLSISENVFKLYQELKSYQILTWINNAGFGNYDSVDHQNLDKITKMLHLNIEALTILSSLYVKDYKNVEGTQLINLSSRGGYMLVENAVTYCASKFYVSAFTEGLALELAANHCPLKAKVLAPAATKSEFGQVAADTDSYDYDKHFTIYHTSKEMADFLIELYYSDKIVGLVDVNDFNFKLSEPLFKH from the coding sequence ATGATGCATTACAAAAATTACGTTTGTATTACTGGAGCGAGCTCTGGTATTGGCTTAGAAACTGCAAAAGCATTTGCAAGTTTAGGAAGCAATCTTATTTTGATTGCCAGACGTCAGGAGCGATTAGAGAAACTCAAAGAGGAGCTTCTTACCAGTTTCCCAAAGCTGGATATTGTTGTCAAATCAGTTGACCTTTCTATTTCCGAGAATGTCTTTAAATTATATCAAGAGTTAAAATCTTACCAGATCTTAACTTGGATTAATAATGCTGGTTTTGGTAATTATGATAGTGTGGATCATCAAAACCTTGATAAAATCACTAAAATGCTTCATCTCAATATCGAGGCCTTGACCATTTTATCCAGTCTTTATGTAAAGGACTATAAAAATGTAGAAGGTACTCAGTTAATTAATCTTTCTTCTAGAGGCGGTTATATGTTAGTTGAAAATGCTGTGACTTACTGTGCCAGCAAATTCTACGTTAGTGCCTTCACAGAAGGACTGGCTCTAGAATTGGCAGCCAATCACTGTCCTTTAAAAGCCAAAGTTTTGGCTCCTGCTGCAACAAAAAGCGAATTTGGACAGGTTGCCGCTGATACAGATAGTTATGATTATGACAAACATTTTACCATCTATCACACTAGTAAAGAAATGGCTGATTTTCTAATCGAATTATACTATAGTGATAAAATTGTTGGATTAGTGGATGTCAATGATTTCAACTTTAAATTGAGTGAGCCGCTTTTTAAGCACTGA
- the gbpA gene encoding glucan-binding protein GbpA — protein sequence MKEKTSFKLHKVKKHWVTIIGTVIAGLSLVSAGQVLAEEQAGSAESETSLALTTETGSEQTDTKAPAADSSIENSSADAVKSSETAEAAEASNGGRASQSDAPSDQVKAKDKRSEQPVAATAASDSNEAEKQEQNAPSENAAHQKTAKTEQATPNANKADKQLVPAEENNDAALTNSFFEKDGKWYYKKADGQLATGWQTIDGKQLYFNQDGSQVKGEMHVETGDQIIYHPVFISDSPSVLKVNKIYYFDPDSGELWKDCFVYSSYADPLRYDNMKREGWFYLGEDGKAAIGWRTIGGKKYYFDTNGVQVKGKLISTDGNYNLTSQKYGKKSFLDPDTGEAWTNRFVNAKYYFYNFAGYVSTTDWFYMGADGIGVTGWQKIDGMDYYFEPSSGIQVKGDIAERDGKVYYLDEDSGQIVKNRFGTTTAERISTVEARFPKTYYFGADGSRKDLTGWQIIDGKTYYFKDDHSIKAKSGYSQIGGSVPDDGFAEIDGDGYFFDTQGQFVTNRFVRKYDYSNIWYYYGSDGKRVSGWQTIDGKRYYFSQDEKTKGRQIKGQTITIDGKEYTFDKDSGEVINSN from the coding sequence ATGAAAGAGAAAACAAGTTTTAAATTGCATAAGGTCAAAAAACATTGGGTGACTATTATTGGAACCGTTATTGCAGGACTTTCGCTGGTCAGTGCAGGGCAGGTATTGGCTGAAGAACAGGCTGGCAGTGCTGAAAGTGAGACAAGTCTGGCCTTAACTACAGAGACCGGCTCAGAACAGACAGATACGAAAGCTCCAGCAGCTGATTCATCTATAGAAAACAGCAGTGCTGACGCTGTTAAAAGTTCTGAAACAGCAGAGGCAGCTGAAGCATCCAATGGAGGCAGAGCCAGCCAATCTGATGCGCCATCAGACCAAGTAAAAGCTAAAGACAAACGGTCAGAGCAGCCGGTAGCAGCAACAGCAGCTTCTGATTCTAATGAGGCAGAAAAACAAGAGCAAAATGCTCCATCAGAAAATGCTGCCCATCAGAAAACGGCTAAAACCGAGCAAGCGACGCCTAATGCTAACAAAGCGGACAAACAGCTAGTGCCTGCTGAAGAAAATAATGACGCTGCCCTAACCAATAGCTTCTTTGAAAAAGATGGTAAATGGTACTACAAAAAGGCCGATGGACAGCTGGCAACTGGTTGGCAGACCATTGATGGGAAACAGCTCTATTTCAACCAAGACGGTAGTCAGGTCAAAGGAGAAATGCATGTGGAGACAGGGGATCAAATCATCTATCACCCTGTTTTCATAAGTGATTCACCTTCGGTTTTGAAAGTCAATAAGATTTACTACTTTGATCCTGATAGTGGTGAACTCTGGAAGGATTGTTTTGTCTATTCCAGTTATGCAGATCCCCTCCGTTATGACAATATGAAACGTGAAGGCTGGTTCTATCTTGGAGAAGATGGAAAGGCTGCTATCGGCTGGAGAACTATTGGCGGCAAAAAATACTATTTTGACACTAATGGTGTTCAAGTCAAAGGAAAGCTAATCAGTACAGATGGTAATTATAATCTAACTAGCCAGAAGTACGGTAAGAAATCTTTCCTAGATCCTGATACCGGTGAAGCTTGGACTAATCGTTTTGTCAATGCAAAGTATTATTTCTACAACTTTGCAGGATACGTCTCTACAACAGACTGGTTCTATATGGGAGCCGATGGTATCGGTGTGACCGGCTGGCAAAAGATCGACGGTATGGATTATTATTTCGAACCTTCCAGTGGTATTCAGGTTAAAGGCGACATTGCTGAGCGTGATGGCAAGGTCTATTATTTAGATGAAGACAGTGGACAAATTGTTAAGAATCGTTTTGGCACAACAACTGCTGAGCGTATCAGTACAGTTGAGGCCCGTTTTCCTAAAACCTATTATTTTGGAGCGGACGGCAGTCGCAAAGATCTGACTGGCTGGCAGATTATTGATGGTAAAACTTATTACTTTAAGGATGATCACAGCATAAAAGCAAAGTCAGGGTATAGTCAAATTGGTGGTTCTGTGCCTGATGACGGTTTTGCAGAGATTGATGGTGATGGTTACTTTTTTGATACTCAAGGTCAATTCGTAACGAATAGATTTGTCAGAAAATATGACTACAGTAATATTTGGTATTATTATGGAAGCGATGGCAAACGTGTATCAGGCTGGCAAACTATCGACGGTAAGCGCTACTACTTTAGCCAAGATGAAAAGACAAAGGGCCGTCAAATTAAAGGACAAACCATCACTATCGATGGTAAAGAATATACTTTTGACAAAGACAGCGGTGAAGTTATCAATAGTAACTAG
- a CDS encoding histidine phosphatase family protein: MKFYIIRHAKVNMQWPKRCTSDEFNQACKKYDEADIVVFQGTLGFPVSNMYTSELIRTKQTAQQLFPLQSYQIDKRLNEVPLKAAFSSKIKLPLIFWNVLGRLQWLFNSSKQEGIKASKERADDFCDDLIYKGEDAILITHGFFMLTLLKALKKRGFIGKDNGFNFDNLQVIEVEK; encoded by the coding sequence ATGAAATTCTATATCATTCGCCATGCAAAAGTTAATATGCAGTGGCCCAAAAGGTGTACTTCGGATGAATTTAATCAGGCCTGTAAAAAATATGATGAAGCAGATATTGTTGTTTTTCAAGGTACCTTGGGCTTCCCTGTCTCTAATATGTATACCAGTGAACTTATCCGAACCAAGCAAACAGCTCAGCAACTGTTTCCCTTGCAGTCTTATCAGATAGATAAAAGGCTCAATGAAGTTCCTTTAAAAGCAGCCTTTTCTTCTAAGATAAAGCTGCCCTTGATCTTTTGGAATGTCCTAGGAAGATTGCAGTGGCTCTTTAATTCTAGTAAACAAGAGGGAATCAAAGCCAGCAAGGAAAGAGCAGACGATTTTTGTGACGATTTAATTTATAAAGGTGAAGATGCTATCCTTATCACTCACGGCTTTTTTATGTTAACGTTATTAAAAGCATTGAAAAAGAGAGGGTTCATTGGAAAAGATAATGGCTTCAATTTTGACAATTTGCAAGTAATAGAAGTTGAAAAGTAA
- a CDS encoding osmoprotectant ABC transporter substrate-binding protein, with translation MKKITYFLIITLMIPILMLTSCHSNNKAKTNTNTSGNIKIAAMSTTESSIMANMISELINHELGYKTTLVSNLGSTNVVHQALIRNDADIAATRYTGTDLTGTLNLPAEKDHTKAAKIVKKAFAKRFNQTWFPSYGFADTYAFMVTSKFAQQNHLKTFSDLQKISTTAKAGVDSTWMKRVGDGYKDFSRTYGFSFKHIYPMQIGLVYDAVENNKMQVVLGYSTDGRIQSYDLRILEDNKHFFPPYDASMVVNNRILRKYPKLKTLLHRLDGKIDLKTMQKLNYQVDDQLLEPSVVAHQFLKKHDYFRKGDN, from the coding sequence ATGAAAAAAATAACTTATTTTTTAATCATTACTTTGATGATTCCTATACTTATGCTCACAAGTTGTCATTCTAATAATAAGGCCAAAACTAACACTAATACTTCAGGCAACATTAAAATTGCGGCCATGAGTACAACAGAATCCAGTATTATGGCCAATATGATCAGTGAATTAATCAACCACGAATTAGGTTATAAAACAACCTTGGTATCTAATCTGGGTTCTACAAATGTTGTGCATCAAGCTCTGATACGAAATGATGCAGACATTGCAGCTACTCGTTATACAGGAACTGATTTAACAGGGACGCTCAATTTACCTGCTGAAAAGGATCACACTAAAGCTGCCAAAATTGTCAAAAAGGCATTTGCCAAACGCTTTAACCAAACTTGGTTCCCAAGTTATGGCTTTGCTGATACCTATGCTTTCATGGTCACCAGCAAATTTGCTCAACAAAACCACCTCAAGACTTTTTCCGATTTACAAAAGATATCAACAACAGCTAAAGCCGGTGTTGACAGCACTTGGATGAAACGTGTCGGTGATGGTTATAAAGATTTCAGCCGTACTTATGGTTTTTCATTTAAGCATATTTATCCCATGCAGATTGGTCTTGTCTATGATGCTGTTGAAAATAATAAAATGCAGGTCGTTTTAGGCTATTCTACAGATGGTCGTATTCAGAGTTACGATCTTAGGATACTGGAAGATAATAAACATTTCTTCCCTCCTTATGATGCCTCAATGGTGGTTAATAATCGTATCTTAAGAAAATATCCAAAACTAAAGACCTTATTACACCGTTTAGATGGTAAGATTGACCTTAAGACCATGCAAAAACTGAACTACCAAGTTGATGACCAATTACTTGAACCATCAGTAGTTGCTCATCAATTTCTGAAAAAACATGATTATTTCCGAAAGGGTGATAACTAA